The following coding sequences lie in one Delphinus delphis chromosome 9, mDelDel1.2, whole genome shotgun sequence genomic window:
- the GTPBP10 gene encoding GTP-binding protein 10 isoform X3 yields MGYPRLGGEGGKGGDVWVVAHNKMTLKQLKDKYPQKRFVAGEGANSRVSALKGSKGKDCEIPVPLGISITDENGKIIGELNKEKDRILVAEGGLGGKLLTNFLPLKGQKRVIHLDLKLIADIGLVGFPNAGKSSLLSKISHAKPAIADYAFTTLKPELGKIMYNDFKQISVADLPGLIEGAHMNKGMGHKFLKHIERTKQLLFVVDVSGFQLSSQTQYRTAFETILLLSKELELYREELQTKPALLAVNKMDLPDAQDKFHVLMNQLQNPKDFLHLFEKTMIPERTVEFQHIIPISAVTGEGIGELKNCIRKSLDEHTNQENDAYHKKQLLNLRISNTISYSELPSKNAVTSARIDIT; encoded by the exons ATGGGCTACCCTCGCTTAGGGGGAGAAGGTGGAAAAGGTGGTGACGTCTGGGTTGTAGCCCAtaacaaaatgactttaaaacaacTTAAAGATAAATATCCTCAGAAACGGTTTGTGGCTGGAGAAGGAGCAAACAGTCG AGTTAGTGCACTGAAAGGCTCCAAAGGAAAAGACTGTGAAATTCCTGTACCTTTGGGTATTTCAATAACTGatgaaaatggtaaaattatAG GAGAACTcaataaagagaaagacagaatttTGGTAGCTGAAGGAGGTCTTGGTGGTAAATTACTTACAAATTTCTTACCATTGAAAGGCCAGAAACGAGTAATTCACCTTGATCTAAAACTTATAGCTGATATAGGCTTGGTAGG aTTCCCAAATGCTGGAAAATCCTCTTTGCTAAGTAAGATTTCTCATGCAAAACCTGCAATTGCAGATTATGCAT ttacaACATTAAAGCCTGAACTCGGAAAAATTATGTATAATGATTTCAAACAG ATATCAGTAGCTGATCTTCCTGGTTTAATAGAAGGAGCACACATGAACAAAGGAATGGGCCACAAATTCCTCAAGCATATAGAAAGAACTAAACAACTACTTTTTGTT gttgaTGTTTCTGGATTTCAGCTTTCTTCCCAAACTCAGTACAGAACTGCCTTTGAAACCATACTACTGCTTTCAAAA GAGTTGGAGTTGTACAGAGAGGAACTTCAGACAAAACCTGCGCTCCTGGCAGTTAATAAAATGGACTTGCCAGATGCCCAAGATAAATTCCATGTACTGATGAACCAACTCCAGAATCCTAAAG attttttgcatctatttgaaAAAACCATGATTCCAGAGAGGACCGTGGAGTTCCAACACATCATCCCCATCTCTGCAGTTACTGGAGAAGGAATTGGTGAACTAAAGAACTGTATAAGGAAATCCCTGGATGAACACACCAACCAGGAAAATGATGCATATCATAAGAAGCAGTTGCTTAATTTACGTATTTCCAATACAATATCTTATAGTGAGCTACCATCAAAGAATGCTGTTACTAGTGCCAGAATAGATATAACTTGA
- the CLDN12 gene encoding claudin-12 — MGCRDVHAATVLSFLCGIASVAGLFAGTLLPNWRKLRLITFNRNEKNLTVYTGLWVKCARYDGGNDCLMYDTTWYSSVDQLDLRVLQFALPLSILIAMGALLLCLIGMCNTAFRSSVPNIKLAKCLVNSAGCHLVAGLLFFLAGTVSLSPSIWVIFYNIHLNRKFEPVFMFDYAVYVTIASAGGLFTTSLLLFIWYCACKSLPSPFWQPLYSHPPSMHTYSQPYSARSRLSAIEIDIPVVSHST, encoded by the coding sequence ATGGGCTGTCGGGATGTCCATGCAGCCACGGTCCTCTCCTTCCTGTGTGGAATCGCCTCGGTAGCAGGCCTCTTTGCGGGGACTCTGCTTCCCAACTGGAGAAAATTACGACTGATCACGTTCAACAGAAATGAGAAGAACCTGACTGTTTACACAGGCCTGTGGGTGAAGTGTGCCCGGTACGACGGGGGCAATGACTGCCTGATGTACGACACTACTTGGTACTCATCAGTTGACCAGCTGGACCTGCGGGTCCTCCAGTTTGCCCTGCCCCTCAGCATCCTGATTGCAATGGGGGCCCTGCTGCTCTGCCTGATTGGAATGTGTAACACCGCCTTCAGGTCCTCGGTGCCCAACATCAAACTGGCCAAGTGTCTGGTCAATAGTGCCGGCTGCCATCTGGTGGCCGGGCTGCTGTTTTTCCTGGCGGGAACTGTGAGCCTCTCCCCATCCATCTGGGTCATCTTTTATAACATCCATCTGAACAGGAAGTTCGAGCCAGTCTTTATGTTTGACTATGCAGTGTATGTCACTATTGCTAGTGCTGGGGGCTTGTTTACGACTTCCCTTCTACTGTTTATTTGGTACTGTGCATGCAAATCTTTGCCTTCTCCTTTCTGGCAACCGCTGTACTCCCATCCTCCCAGTATGCATACATATTCACAGCCCTATTCAGCACGCTCCCGCCTCTCTGCCATAGAAATCGACATTCCGGTAGTTTCACACAGCACCTAG
- the GTPBP10 gene encoding GTP-binding protein 10 isoform X2 codes for MYGDFIDNLRLFTKGGSGGMGYPRLGGEGGKGGDVWVVAHNKMTLKQLKDKYPQKRFVAGEGANSRVSALKGSKGKDCEIPVPLGISITDENGKIIGELNKEKDRILVAEGGLGGKLLTNFLPLKGQKRVIHLDLKLIADIGLVGFPNAGKSSLLSKISHAKPAIADYAFTTLKPELGKIMYNDFKQISVADLPGLIEGAHMNKGMGHKFLKHIERTKQLLFVVDVSGFQLSSQTQYRTAFETILLLSKELELYREELQTKPALLAVNKMDLPDAQDKFHVLMNQLQNPKDFLHLFEKTMIPERTVEFQHIIPISAVTGEGIGELKNCIRKSLDEHTNQENDAYHKKQLLNLRISNTISYSELPSKNAVTSARIDIT; via the exons ATG taTGGAGACTTCATTGATAACCTGAGACTCTTCACCAAGGGAGGAAGTGGTGGAATGGGCTACCCTCGCTTAGGGGGAGAAGGTGGAAAAGGTGGTGACGTCTGGGTTGTAGCCCAtaacaaaatgactttaaaacaacTTAAAGATAAATATCCTCAGAAACGGTTTGTGGCTGGAGAAGGAGCAAACAGTCG AGTTAGTGCACTGAAAGGCTCCAAAGGAAAAGACTGTGAAATTCCTGTACCTTTGGGTATTTCAATAACTGatgaaaatggtaaaattatAG GAGAACTcaataaagagaaagacagaatttTGGTAGCTGAAGGAGGTCTTGGTGGTAAATTACTTACAAATTTCTTACCATTGAAAGGCCAGAAACGAGTAATTCACCTTGATCTAAAACTTATAGCTGATATAGGCTTGGTAGG aTTCCCAAATGCTGGAAAATCCTCTTTGCTAAGTAAGATTTCTCATGCAAAACCTGCAATTGCAGATTATGCAT ttacaACATTAAAGCCTGAACTCGGAAAAATTATGTATAATGATTTCAAACAG ATATCAGTAGCTGATCTTCCTGGTTTAATAGAAGGAGCACACATGAACAAAGGAATGGGCCACAAATTCCTCAAGCATATAGAAAGAACTAAACAACTACTTTTTGTT gttgaTGTTTCTGGATTTCAGCTTTCTTCCCAAACTCAGTACAGAACTGCCTTTGAAACCATACTACTGCTTTCAAAA GAGTTGGAGTTGTACAGAGAGGAACTTCAGACAAAACCTGCGCTCCTGGCAGTTAATAAAATGGACTTGCCAGATGCCCAAGATAAATTCCATGTACTGATGAACCAACTCCAGAATCCTAAAG attttttgcatctatttgaaAAAACCATGATTCCAGAGAGGACCGTGGAGTTCCAACACATCATCCCCATCTCTGCAGTTACTGGAGAAGGAATTGGTGAACTAAAGAACTGTATAAGGAAATCCCTGGATGAACACACCAACCAGGAAAATGATGCATATCATAAGAAGCAGTTGCTTAATTTACGTATTTCCAATACAATATCTTATAGTGAGCTACCATCAAAGAATGCTGTTACTAGTGCCAGAATAGATATAACTTGA
- the GTPBP10 gene encoding GTP-binding protein 10 isoform X1, which translates to MVICSRVLLRKYGDFIDNLRLFTKGGSGGMGYPRLGGEGGKGGDVWVVAHNKMTLKQLKDKYPQKRFVAGEGANSRVSALKGSKGKDCEIPVPLGISITDENGKIIGELNKEKDRILVAEGGLGGKLLTNFLPLKGQKRVIHLDLKLIADIGLVGFPNAGKSSLLSKISHAKPAIADYAFTTLKPELGKIMYNDFKQISVADLPGLIEGAHMNKGMGHKFLKHIERTKQLLFVVDVSGFQLSSQTQYRTAFETILLLSKELELYREELQTKPALLAVNKMDLPDAQDKFHVLMNQLQNPKDFLHLFEKTMIPERTVEFQHIIPISAVTGEGIGELKNCIRKSLDEHTNQENDAYHKKQLLNLRISNTISYSELPSKNAVTSARIDIT; encoded by the exons ATGGTGATCTGCAGTCGGGTGTTGCTCAGAAAG taTGGAGACTTCATTGATAACCTGAGACTCTTCACCAAGGGAGGAAGTGGTGGAATGGGCTACCCTCGCTTAGGGGGAGAAGGTGGAAAAGGTGGTGACGTCTGGGTTGTAGCCCAtaacaaaatgactttaaaacaacTTAAAGATAAATATCCTCAGAAACGGTTTGTGGCTGGAGAAGGAGCAAACAGTCG AGTTAGTGCACTGAAAGGCTCCAAAGGAAAAGACTGTGAAATTCCTGTACCTTTGGGTATTTCAATAACTGatgaaaatggtaaaattatAG GAGAACTcaataaagagaaagacagaatttTGGTAGCTGAAGGAGGTCTTGGTGGTAAATTACTTACAAATTTCTTACCATTGAAAGGCCAGAAACGAGTAATTCACCTTGATCTAAAACTTATAGCTGATATAGGCTTGGTAGG aTTCCCAAATGCTGGAAAATCCTCTTTGCTAAGTAAGATTTCTCATGCAAAACCTGCAATTGCAGATTATGCAT ttacaACATTAAAGCCTGAACTCGGAAAAATTATGTATAATGATTTCAAACAG ATATCAGTAGCTGATCTTCCTGGTTTAATAGAAGGAGCACACATGAACAAAGGAATGGGCCACAAATTCCTCAAGCATATAGAAAGAACTAAACAACTACTTTTTGTT gttgaTGTTTCTGGATTTCAGCTTTCTTCCCAAACTCAGTACAGAACTGCCTTTGAAACCATACTACTGCTTTCAAAA GAGTTGGAGTTGTACAGAGAGGAACTTCAGACAAAACCTGCGCTCCTGGCAGTTAATAAAATGGACTTGCCAGATGCCCAAGATAAATTCCATGTACTGATGAACCAACTCCAGAATCCTAAAG attttttgcatctatttgaaAAAACCATGATTCCAGAGAGGACCGTGGAGTTCCAACACATCATCCCCATCTCTGCAGTTACTGGAGAAGGAATTGGTGAACTAAAGAACTGTATAAGGAAATCCCTGGATGAACACACCAACCAGGAAAATGATGCATATCATAAGAAGCAGTTGCTTAATTTACGTATTTCCAATACAATATCTTATAGTGAGCTACCATCAAAGAATGCTGTTACTAGTGCCAGAATAGATATAACTTGA